A section of the Amblyomma americanum isolate KBUSLIRL-KWMA chromosome 2, ASM5285725v1, whole genome shotgun sequence genome encodes:
- the LOC144120577 gene encoding uncharacterized protein LOC144120577, protein MKNGVLKNQHSAQVVHSLLRLELRVWRRRERVATLALGEGTLSSVVATTTVVSAGGGTSSGPRAFMTTSPSTGTGTGSKSGRRSGTNSSAIATSAVPSTASIGTSALLSTSPTETSPSSTSSIGTSTRPSTSLNAISSVPSTTSTGTCAIVSKASPVKTSKVFPSSSTTSAVLSSSSCSALASDSSTKLRREKSSGVSLETNSVKSSGPISSTSSASSTNSNTCSFSSSAASTGPSSSSPLTSTSSSTVISCAPSTTTNSSMPSSTVISSTFSPIVTSSTSSPCIAISMLSCTVISSTLSSTTSSIVSSTFSSSNKAIGSVTTSSNTVCSNAAPGSANSSSTGADSCTGVSCTTRFGDCFGSGFSSSFSSTLGAGSISAARALLVRMTRLGFENGFNTAEEPSVWLVMRGLVLLWLLEVDFSVVRGLPT, encoded by the coding sequence ATGAAGAATGGAGTCCTGAAAAACCAGCATTCCGCACAGGTCGTTCACTCCCTGCTACGTCTCGAGCTCCGGGTGTGGCGCCGCCGAGAACGGGTGGCCACCCTTGCCTTGGGTGAGGGCACTTTGTCCTCTGTCGTTGCCACCACCACTGTGGTTTCGGCTGGGGGTGGGACTAGCTCCGGGCCCAGGGCATTCATGACTACCTCGCCTAGTACAGGCACAGGCACAGGCTCCAAGTCAGGCAGGAGATCTGGAACAAACTCCTCCGCAATCGCAACTTCTGCAGTGCCTTCTACTGCCTCTATCGGAACTTCCGCATTGCTTTCCACTTCCCCTACTGAAACTTCACCTTCTTCCACCTCTTCTATCGGCACTTCCACAAGGCCTTCCACTTCCCTCAATGCCATTTCTTCAGTTCCTTCCACCACCTCTACTGGAACTTGTGCAATAGTTTCCAAAGCCTCCCCTGTCAAAACTTCCAAGGTGTTTCCCTCATCCTCTACAACTTCTGCAGTGCTTTCCTCGTCCTCTTGCTCTGCTTTGGCATCTGACTCCTCAACAAAGTTGAGGCGCGAAAAGAGCTCAGGTGTCAGCTTGGAAACAAATTCCGTCAAGAGTTCAGGCCCAATCTCATCAACGAGCTCTGCGTCCAGCACAAACTCGAACACCTGTTCTTTCTCAAGCTCTGCTGCCTCTACAGGCCCttcttcctcctctccacttACCAGCACCAGCTCCTCCACAGTCATATCCTGCGCACCTTCCACCACCACCAATTCCTCAATGCCCTCTTCCACAGTCATCTCTTCAACATTCTCCCCTATTGTCACCTCTTCAACATCCTCTCCTTGCATTGCTATCTCCATGCTCTCCTGCACTGTCATTTCCTCAACACTCTCCTCAACTACTTCCTCTATCGTTTCCTCGACATTTTCATCTTCAAACAAAGCTATTGGCTCTGTGACAACTTCTTCTAACACGGTTTGTTCTAACGCAGCTCCTGGCTCAGCCAACTCCTCAAGCACAGGTGCCGACTCATGCACTGGCGTTAGCTGCACTACCCGTTTTGGCGACTGCTTTGGTTCTGGTTTCTCTTCCAGCTTCTCTTCTACATTGGGTGCAGGCTCCATTTCAGCAGCTCGAGCCCTTCTCGTTCGAATGACCAGATTGGGATTTGAAAATGGCTTTAACACCGCAGAAGAGCCCTCAGTCTGGCTGGTCATGCGAGGCTTAGTTCTGCTCTGGCTGTTGGAAGTGGACTTCTCTGTGGTCCGCGGGCTGCCAACGTGA